A genomic region of Sideroxydans sp. CL21 contains the following coding sequences:
- a CDS encoding efflux RND transporter permease subunit — protein MKVTDWIQSHRRSILFLLAMLAGGGIFAAFNLPVSLFPTVDFPRVVVALDAGDRPAEQMLLQVTMPVEEAIRRVPGVRNVRSTTSRGTADISVNFNWGADMAAATLQVNAAISQIMPALPGGTRLETRRMDPTVFPIIAYSLTSDTLTLTQLRDLAQYEIRPLLSSVDGVARVQVMGGAQEEFQVMVDPARLQAYGLSMDDVSRALSASNVITAIGRLEDHYKLYLAIADTRLLNAEQIGATVLKTGSNGLVHLKDVADARRSVMPQWIRVNADGHDAVLFQIYQQPGANSVQIAKDIKAQLSTFGSRLPAGVKIANWYDQGELVVNSAASVRDAILVGIALAALVLYLFLRNIKVTLIAVLVVPTVLATTVVLLHVLGMSFNIMTLGGMAAAVGLIIDDALVMVEHIMRRLREGTLPFHQRVMDAAEEFLRPLAGSSAATLVIFVPLAFLSGVTGAFFKALSLTMAASLFISFIVTWLAVPILADHWLSEKDAHSLSERGERLTIRIHAAYEALMKKLLSRPLWLLAGILPLLLAGLLAYLAVGTGFMPSMDEGGFILDYRSAPGTSLTETDRLLREVEDIIKSNANVDTYSRRTGTQLGGGLTEANEGDFFIRLKPLPRAPIDQVMEQIRTRVEKEVPGLNIELAQLMEDMIGDLTAVPQPIEVKIYSDDQENLSTLAKKTAEAIGHIPGVVDVRDGINPAGDALEVHVDRVRAALEGVDPESVTRMLGSLLGGNVTTEIQSGPKMVGVRVWSPADLRNTDDKLAGLLMRAPDGHLFPLKRVADIKAVSGQPQINRDNLKRMVAVTGRISGRDMGSVMRDVQQVMDAPGMLTSGVYYNLGGLYQQQQSAFHGLLAVLAAAVALVFLLLLFLYERFLVATSVMLIPVMSLSAVFVALWATGIELNISAMMGMTMIVGIVTEVAIFYFSEYQVLAENTPSRDALIQAGKNRMRPIAMTTLATILTLMPLALAIGQGSAMQQPLAVAIIAGLVVQFPLVLIVMPVLFDLMQKLKRNGARR, from the coding sequence TTGAAAGTTACCGACTGGATCCAGTCGCATCGGCGCTCCATCCTCTTTTTGCTGGCCATGCTGGCAGGCGGCGGGATATTTGCCGCGTTCAATCTGCCGGTCTCACTATTTCCCACCGTGGATTTTCCCCGAGTGGTGGTCGCACTGGATGCGGGCGACCGGCCAGCCGAACAAATGTTGCTGCAGGTCACCATGCCGGTGGAAGAGGCGATACGCCGGGTTCCCGGGGTCAGGAATGTCCGTTCCACCACGAGCCGGGGCACGGCGGACATATCCGTCAATTTCAACTGGGGTGCCGACATGGCTGCGGCCACCCTGCAAGTCAATGCGGCCATATCGCAGATCATGCCTGCGCTTCCCGGCGGCACCCGGCTGGAGACACGGCGCATGGATCCGACCGTGTTTCCCATCATCGCCTACAGCCTGACCTCGGATACGCTGACCCTTACCCAGTTGCGCGATCTTGCCCAGTACGAGATTCGTCCACTGCTGTCATCCGTTGACGGCGTGGCGAGAGTCCAGGTGATGGGCGGCGCACAGGAAGAATTCCAGGTGATGGTTGATCCTGCCCGGCTGCAGGCTTATGGCTTGTCCATGGATGATGTTTCTCGTGCGCTGTCTGCTTCCAATGTCATCACCGCCATTGGCAGGCTGGAGGATCATTACAAGCTTTACCTCGCGATTGCCGATACCCGCCTTCTCAATGCCGAACAAATAGGCGCGACCGTGCTCAAGACCGGCAGCAACGGATTGGTGCACCTGAAGGACGTCGCCGATGCAAGACGATCTGTCATGCCCCAGTGGATACGGGTCAATGCCGACGGTCACGATGCCGTGCTATTCCAGATTTACCAGCAACCCGGTGCCAACAGCGTACAGATAGCGAAGGATATCAAGGCGCAACTTTCGACGTTCGGGAGCCGCCTGCCCGCAGGGGTCAAGATTGCCAATTGGTACGATCAGGGGGAACTGGTGGTGAACTCGGCCGCCAGCGTGCGCGACGCCATTCTTGTCGGCATCGCGCTGGCCGCGCTGGTGCTCTATCTGTTCCTGCGAAACATCAAGGTCACACTCATTGCGGTGCTGGTGGTGCCGACGGTGCTTGCCACCACGGTGGTGTTGCTGCATGTTCTCGGCATGAGTTTCAACATCATGACGCTGGGCGGCATGGCAGCAGCAGTGGGACTGATCATTGACGATGCCCTCGTGATGGTGGAACACATCATGCGCCGGTTGCGGGAAGGAACATTGCCTTTCCATCAGCGGGTGATGGATGCTGCCGAGGAGTTTTTGAGGCCGCTGGCCGGTTCCAGCGCTGCCACCCTGGTGATCTTCGTGCCGCTGGCCTTCCTGAGTGGAGTGACCGGTGCATTTTTCAAGGCGCTGTCCCTGACCATGGCAGCCAGCTTGTTCATATCGTTTATCGTAACCTGGCTGGCCGTGCCCATCCTGGCCGATCACTGGCTTTCGGAAAAGGATGCACACTCCTTGTCCGAGCGGGGCGAGCGGTTAACGATCCGCATACATGCCGCTTATGAAGCCTTGATGAAAAAACTTTTGTCCCGCCCGTTGTGGTTGCTGGCAGGCATCCTGCCGTTGCTGTTGGCCGGCCTGCTGGCCTACCTGGCAGTAGGTACGGGCTTCATGCCGTCCATGGATGAGGGCGGTTTCATTCTGGATTACCGCAGCGCACCCGGCACTTCGCTCACCGAAACGGACAGGCTGCTGCGCGAGGTGGAAGACATCATCAAGTCCAATGCCAATGTCGACACCTATTCGCGGCGCACCGGCACTCAATTGGGCGGGGGGCTTACCGAGGCGAACGAGGGGGACTTTTTCATTCGCCTCAAGCCGCTACCGCGTGCGCCGATCGATCAAGTCATGGAGCAGATTCGTACGCGCGTGGAGAAGGAAGTGCCGGGTCTCAACATCGAACTCGCACAATTGATGGAGGACATGATTGGCGATCTGACTGCCGTGCCCCAGCCCATCGAGGTGAAGATCTATTCCGACGACCAGGAAAACCTGTCGACCCTGGCAAAGAAAACTGCCGAGGCTATCGGGCATATTCCGGGCGTGGTCGACGTGCGCGATGGCATCAATCCGGCCGGAGATGCGCTGGAGGTTCATGTCGATCGCGTCAGGGCTGCGCTAGAAGGCGTTGATCCGGAAAGCGTGACGCGCATGCTGGGCAGCTTGCTGGGCGGCAACGTCACGACTGAAATCCAGAGCGGCCCGAAGATGGTCGGCGTGCGCGTATGGTCTCCGGCCGATTTGCGCAATACCGACGACAAGCTTGCCGGCCTGCTGATGCGCGCACCGGACGGACACCTTTTTCCATTGAAACGGGTCGCAGACATCAAGGCCGTCTCTGGCCAGCCCCAAATCAACCGGGACAACCTGAAGCGCATGGTGGCCGTCACCGGGCGCATCAGTGGCCGGGATATGGGATCGGTAATGCGGGATGTGCAACAGGTCATGGATGCACCGGGCATGTTGACGTCCGGCGTGTATTACAACCTTGGGGGGCTTTACCAGCAGCAGCAAAGCGCATTCCACGGTTTGCTGGCGGTGCTGGCTGCGGCAGTGGCACTGGTTTTCCTGTTGCTCCTGTTTCTGTATGAACGATTCCTCGTGGCGACATCGGTGATGCTGATTCCCGTCATGTCGCTGTCTGCAGTCTTTGTTGCCTTGTGGGCTACCGGCATTGAACTCAATATATCGGCCATGATGGGAATGACCATGATCGTGGGTATCGTGACCGAAGTGGCGATCTTCTATTTTTCGGAGTATCAGGTTCTGGCAGAAAACACCCCGTCCCGGGATGCGCTGATTCAGGCGGGCAAGAACCGCATGCGTCCCATTGCCATGACCACACTGGCGACCATCCTGACCCTGATGCCGCTGGCGCTGGCAATCGGTCAGGGATCGGCCATGCAACAACCGTTGGCAGTGGCCATCATTGCGGGACTGGTCGTGCAATTTCCCCTGGTGTTGATCGTCATGCCGGTATTGTTCGACCTGATGCAAAAATTGAAACGCAACGGGGCGCGACGTTAA
- a CDS encoding PepSY domain-containing protein, with protein sequence MKKLFLAAGAVCLSAFLLSAQAYTGEELAKDAKINLKDARAIALKAFPGKITDEELEKEKGGSGLRYSFDIKGDQSTKTQEVGVDAVTGKVLENAPEGANPD encoded by the coding sequence ATGAAGAAATTATTTTTAGCGGCGGGTGCAGTCTGTTTGTCTGCATTTTTACTTTCGGCCCAGGCTTATACTGGCGAGGAACTAGCCAAGGATGCCAAAATAAACCTGAAGGATGCACGTGCAATTGCACTCAAGGCATTCCCCGGGAAGATCACCGATGAGGAGCTGGAGAAAGAGAAAGGCGGCAGCGGTTTGCGCTATTCATTCGACATCAAAGGCGACCAGTCAACCAAAACCCAGGAAGTGGGCGTGGATGCGGTGACAGGCAAGGTACTGGAAAACGCGCCTGAAGGTGCGAATCCCGACTGA
- a CDS encoding response regulator — MRLLVVEDDPMIGDSMQRGLRNSGLAVDWVRDGKDAELALGNGVYDLMILDLGLPRKGGLELLSQLRGQGNDLPVLIVTARDAVEDKVAGLNSGADDYLVKPFDFTELNARVNAIMRRRSGSGNPVMSYGPLTLDPVAHQVTLRGAPVGLSAREFSLLRALMAVPGAVLSRAELEEALYGWDEEVGSNAVEVHIHNLRNKLGSHAILNVRGAGYRVSMLNDVDS, encoded by the coding sequence ATGCGGCTTTTGGTGGTGGAAGACGACCCGATGATCGGGGACAGCATGCAGCGCGGACTCAGAAACTCCGGCCTTGCCGTCGACTGGGTACGCGACGGAAAAGATGCCGAATTGGCACTGGGAAACGGGGTGTATGACTTGATGATCCTCGACCTCGGGCTCCCCCGCAAAGGGGGGCTGGAGTTGCTCAGCCAGCTGCGCGGGCAGGGAAACGATCTGCCCGTGCTGATCGTCACTGCCCGCGACGCGGTCGAAGACAAGGTGGCGGGACTGAACAGCGGGGCCGACGATTATCTGGTCAAACCTTTCGATTTCACCGAGCTTAATGCCCGAGTGAATGCCATCATGCGCCGCCGCAGCGGCAGCGGGAATCCGGTAATGAGTTACGGTCCGTTAACATTGGATCCCGTTGCACACCAGGTCACCCTGCGCGGCGCGCCGGTCGGGCTGTCGGCCCGGGAATTCTCCCTGCTGCGTGCACTCATGGCCGTGCCCGGAGCGGTACTGTCCCGCGCAGAATTGGAAGAAGCGCTATACGGTTGGGACGAAGAGGTGGGCAGCAATGCGGTGGAGGTACACATCCACAATTTGCGCAACAAACTCGGCAGTCATGCCATTCTTAACGTACGCGGTGCCGGTTACCGGGTGTCGATGCTAAATGATGTCGATTCGTAA
- a CDS encoding ATP-binding protein → MMSIRKNLLIWLLTGLLVAGLGTGIATYFKTQEEVGEMLDYELRQIAYSMQHSTGFMPGQMDNIGGSSGDDNDFVVQVWNENGEQLYSSQPSIKLPKASAPGFSNLMNSDGGWRAFSVISGDRFVQAALPDDARWETAASMALRMLAPLAVLVPALALLAWIAVRRSLAPMARVTAEVERRDAFAMAPLDVDAVPEEIRPLLMALNRLLHRLDGSMGAQRRFVADAAHELRTPLTALSLQAQLVEQAQDSGERNEAIRDLRLGIARASHLVSQLLTLARQEPDAQRPFVQLDLAALVRQVIGEFAPLADLKKIDLGVDASQSGFMNGDKESLKILVGNLVDNAIRYTPEGGKIDVTLGNGSSGLVLSVKDSGPGIPIGDRERIFERFFRVAGNEVQGSGLGLAIVKQIAQRHGATVEVSNGENEAGAMFSVKFRPSVAG, encoded by the coding sequence ATGATGTCGATTCGTAAAAATTTGCTGATCTGGCTGCTGACGGGATTGCTCGTTGCCGGACTGGGTACGGGGATTGCCACTTACTTCAAGACACAGGAAGAAGTGGGCGAAATGCTCGATTACGAGTTGCGGCAGATTGCCTATTCCATGCAACATTCCACCGGTTTTATGCCGGGGCAGATGGACAACATCGGCGGTTCAAGCGGCGATGACAACGATTTTGTGGTTCAGGTATGGAACGAGAACGGCGAACAGCTCTATTCCTCGCAGCCTTCAATCAAATTGCCCAAGGCGTCTGCGCCGGGATTTTCAAACCTCATGAATTCCGATGGCGGCTGGCGCGCGTTCAGCGTGATCTCCGGCGATCGCTTCGTACAGGCCGCGCTACCCGATGACGCCCGCTGGGAAACTGCCGCAAGCATGGCTTTGCGCATGCTTGCACCGCTTGCCGTGCTGGTTCCTGCCCTGGCACTCCTGGCCTGGATTGCAGTGCGGCGAAGCCTTGCCCCGATGGCGCGAGTGACTGCGGAAGTGGAGCGGCGCGACGCATTCGCAATGGCCCCGCTGGATGTTGATGCGGTACCTGAAGAAATCCGCCCGCTGCTGATGGCGCTTAACAGGCTGTTGCATCGCCTGGATGGGTCCATGGGGGCACAGCGTCGCTTCGTGGCAGATGCCGCACATGAACTGCGCACGCCGTTGACTGCCTTGTCGCTGCAGGCGCAGCTGGTGGAGCAGGCGCAGGATTCCGGGGAACGAAACGAGGCAATCAGGGATTTGCGTCTGGGCATTGCCCGTGCATCACATTTGGTGAGCCAGTTGCTGACCCTCGCACGTCAGGAGCCGGATGCACAACGCCCGTTTGTGCAACTTGATCTGGCAGCATTGGTGCGCCAAGTGATCGGGGAATTTGCCCCATTGGCTGATTTGAAGAAGATCGATCTTGGCGTTGATGCCAGTCAATCCGGGTTCATGAACGGGGATAAAGAATCTTTAAAGATATTGGTTGGAAACCTGGTGGACAATGCCATTCGTTACACCCCGGAAGGTGGAAAGATTGACGTGACACTGGGCAATGGCAGCAGCGGTTTGGTTCTCAGCGTAAAAGATTCCGGCCCCGGTATCCCGATCGGGGATAGGGAGCGAATCTTCGAACGGTTCTTCCGGGTTGCAGGCAATGAAGTTCAAGGTAGCGGCCTCGGGCTTGCAATCGTCAAACAAATTGCCCAACGCCATGGCGCCACTGTCGAGGTAAGCAATGGAGAGAACGAAGCAGGTGCAATGTTCAGTGTCAAGTTTCGGCCATCCGTTGCGGGTTAG
- a CDS encoding cytochrome b: MAIQWKNTTLKYGWLSISLHWIMLLLIVATYTAMDIKSIFPKGSSGREALAIWHYTFGLSVFCLVWLRLSARQAGDTPVIEPAMPALQALLAKVVHFALYALMIGLPLLGWLTLSARGKPVPIFGVELPALIGNNQETAKWLKEIHESLATAGYFLIGLHVVAALYHQFVKRDNTLKLMLPRR; the protein is encoded by the coding sequence ATGGCAATTCAATGGAAGAACACAACTTTAAAATACGGATGGCTGTCGATCTCGCTGCACTGGATCATGCTGCTGCTGATCGTTGCGACGTATACCGCGATGGACATCAAATCGATTTTCCCCAAAGGAAGTTCAGGGCGTGAGGCGTTGGCGATCTGGCACTATACGTTTGGCCTCTCGGTATTTTGTCTAGTCTGGTTGCGCTTATCGGCGCGTCAGGCGGGAGACACGCCAGTCATCGAACCGGCGATGCCTGCCCTGCAGGCTCTATTGGCGAAGGTAGTTCATTTTGCGCTGTATGCCCTGATGATAGGCTTGCCTTTGCTGGGCTGGCTGACGCTCAGTGCCAGAGGTAAACCGGTGCCGATTTTTGGTGTGGAGTTGCCGGCATTGATCGGTAATAACCAGGAGACGGCGAAGTGGCTGAAGGAAATTCACGAATCGCTGGCGACAGCGGGCTACTTTCTGATTGGCCTGCATGTGGTCGCTGCCCTTTATCACCAATTCGTGAAACGCGACAACACCCTGAAGCTGATGTTGCCACGCCGTTGA
- the sthA gene encoding Si-specific NAD(P)(+) transhydrogenase, with amino-acid sequence MDYDVLIIGSGPAGQHAAWQAARMGKRAAIVERKPKIGGAGLQTGTIPSKAMREVSYLLSRSGGMRQALAPDGRSRHGLLADAVRRKEAVIAQQESVILQRLLRHGVALIPGEASFVDANTVQVADAGGNTRHISAGIIILACGSRPRRPVNIPFDKKTVLDSTSILNLRHLPDSLLVVGGGVIACEFVSIFAALGVQVCVVDSHAQLLEYLSEDVVGVLADSFLGMGVTFHMRERVAEIRHEGNGTVTVLESGKQIRADAVLYAQGREPNSGGLNLAAAGVSVQDGWIGVDRHFQTSVPHIYAVGDLVGRPALASTGMEQGRAAVLHALGGAEYVTADNLPMAVYTIPEISYVGKTEKEVHQENIPCIVGRAYFKDSARGQIIGDAQGMLKLIVDTRNEKILGVHIVGEQASELVHIGQLVMNLHGTVRDLISNVFNYPTLAECYKLAALDCTHQLEQRKKT; translated from the coding sequence ATGGACTACGACGTTCTCATCATCGGTTCCGGCCCCGCCGGCCAACATGCGGCCTGGCAGGCAGCGCGCATGGGCAAGCGTGCCGCGATAGTCGAACGCAAACCCAAGATCGGCGGTGCCGGACTGCAGACCGGCACCATACCCAGCAAGGCCATGCGCGAAGTGTCGTACCTGCTTTCGCGCTCCGGCGGCATGCGCCAGGCGCTCGCGCCCGACGGCCGCAGCCGTCACGGTTTGCTGGCGGACGCGGTGCGCCGCAAGGAAGCCGTCATCGCACAGCAGGAGTCGGTGATCCTGCAACGACTGTTGCGCCACGGTGTGGCACTGATCCCGGGCGAAGCCTCGTTTGTCGACGCGAACACGGTCCAGGTCGCCGACGCAGGGGGCAACACCCGCCATATCTCCGCCGGGATCATCATTCTTGCCTGCGGTTCCAGGCCGCGCCGTCCTGTCAACATTCCCTTCGACAAAAAGACAGTGCTGGATTCCACGTCGATCCTGAATCTTCGTCACCTGCCGGACAGCCTGCTGGTCGTCGGCGGCGGCGTCATCGCCTGCGAATTCGTCTCGATCTTTGCCGCTTTGGGCGTGCAAGTCTGCGTGGTGGACAGTCACGCGCAATTGCTGGAGTACCTGAGCGAGGATGTCGTCGGCGTGCTGGCCGACAGTTTTCTCGGCATGGGCGTCACGTTCCACATGCGGGAACGGGTTGCGGAAATCCGGCATGAAGGAAACGGGACCGTCACGGTACTGGAAAGCGGCAAACAGATCCGTGCCGATGCGGTGCTCTATGCGCAAGGCAGGGAGCCCAACAGCGGCGGCCTGAACCTGGCTGCGGCTGGCGTCAGCGTGCAGGACGGCTGGATCGGGGTCGACCGGCATTTCCAGACCAGCGTGCCGCACATCTACGCCGTGGGCGACCTGGTCGGCCGTCCCGCCCTTGCCTCCACCGGCATGGAACAGGGACGCGCCGCAGTGCTGCATGCCCTGGGCGGCGCCGAATATGTCACCGCGGACAACCTGCCAATGGCGGTCTACACCATCCCGGAAATCTCCTACGTCGGCAAGACCGAAAAGGAAGTCCACCAGGAGAACATTCCCTGCATCGTCGGGCGCGCCTATTTCAAGGACAGCGCACGCGGCCAGATCATCGGCGATGCGCAGGGCATGCTGAAACTGATCGTGGATACTCGCAACGAGAAAATTCTGGGCGTGCACATCGTCGGCGAACAGGCCAGCGAACTCGTCCATATCGGCCAGCTGGTGATGAACCTGCACGGCACGGTGCGCGACCTGATCAGCAATGTCTTCAACTATCCGACGCTGGCGGAGTGCTACAAACTCGCCGCGCTGGACTGCACGCATCAACTGGAACAGCGGAAGAAAACCTAA
- the metG gene encoding methionine--tRNA ligase encodes MPRKILVTSALPYANGSIHLGHLVEYIQTDIWVRFQKMRGNTCHYICADDTHGTPIMLRAEKEGITPEQLIARVWQEHFDDFAAFHVAFDNYGSTNSDDTKESAQGIYRTLKANGLIEVRSIEQYFDPVKNMFLPDRFIKGECPKCHAKDQYGDNCEVCGAAYAPTDLIEPYSAVSGAKPELRNSDHYFFKLSSASCQKFLREWTTGKLTNVPPLQQEAANKMQEWLGAEGENKLTDWDISRDAPYFGFEIPDAPGKYFYVWLDAPVGYMGSFKQLCNKSTLTPTLSHGERGQSLPSPTGRGAGGEGTPLNFDDYWKQGSDAELYHFIGKDILYFHALFWPAMLQHAGFRTPTKLFAHGFLTVNGEKMSKSRGTFITARSYVDHIKNTEYLRYYYAAKLNGTMEDIDLNLEDFVAKVNSDLIGKYINIASRCAGFLTKLFDGKLVFSNSKRLLDGAIVSGQLVSESFEARDYARALRDIMAIADRINVEIAAAAPWTLAKDETQRAALQDISSRALHGFYVLSILLSPVLPALTSRVARELFGMASDFTWADLAVLPTNVNTYQHLATRLDPKLIEAMVAANQESLKPMTETHSQQRHAEAQQHTISPSAGTAQTLPSPQPSPLKGEGANAGAIAPTISIDDFAKIDLRVARIVNAEHVEGAEKLLKLTLDIGEAQPRTVFAGIKSAYDPEKLKGRMTVMVANLAPRKMKFGLSEGMVLAASGETPGLFILSPDAGAQPGMRIK; translated from the coding sequence ATGCCGCGTAAAATCCTCGTCACCTCCGCCCTTCCATATGCCAATGGAAGCATCCACTTAGGTCACCTCGTCGAATACATCCAGACCGATATCTGGGTCCGCTTCCAGAAGATGCGCGGCAACACCTGCCATTACATCTGCGCCGACGACACCCACGGCACCCCCATCATGCTGCGCGCCGAAAAGGAAGGCATCACGCCGGAACAGCTGATCGCCCGCGTCTGGCAGGAGCATTTCGACGATTTTGCCGCTTTCCATGTGGCTTTCGACAATTACGGCTCAACCAATTCGGACGATACCAAAGAGTCCGCCCAGGGCATCTACCGCACGCTGAAAGCCAACGGCCTGATCGAGGTGCGTTCCATCGAGCAGTACTTCGACCCCGTCAAGAACATGTTCCTGCCGGACCGCTTCATCAAGGGCGAATGCCCCAAGTGCCACGCCAAGGACCAGTACGGTGACAACTGCGAGGTGTGCGGTGCGGCGTATGCGCCCACTGACCTCATCGAGCCCTATTCTGCCGTGTCCGGCGCCAAGCCGGAACTGCGCAACTCCGACCATTACTTCTTCAAACTTTCATCTGCAAGCTGCCAAAAGTTTCTGCGCGAATGGACAACAGGAAAGCTAACTAATGTGCCTCCATTGCAGCAAGAGGCCGCCAACAAGATGCAGGAATGGCTGGGCGCCGAAGGCGAGAACAAACTGACCGACTGGGACATCTCGCGCGATGCGCCCTACTTCGGCTTCGAGATCCCCGATGCGCCGGGCAAGTATTTTTATGTCTGGCTGGATGCGCCGGTGGGTTACATGGGCAGCTTCAAGCAGCTGTGCAACAAAAGCACCCTCACCCCAACCCTCTCCCATGGGGAGAGGGGGCAATCCCTTCCCTCGCCCACCGGGAGAGGGGCTGGAGGTGAGGGCACGCCCTTGAATTTCGACGACTACTGGAAGCAAGGCTCGGATGCCGAGCTTTACCATTTCATAGGCAAGGACATCCTGTATTTCCACGCGCTGTTCTGGCCCGCCATGTTGCAACACGCCGGTTTCCGCACGCCGACCAAATTGTTCGCTCACGGCTTCCTCACCGTCAACGGCGAGAAGATGAGCAAATCGCGCGGCACTTTCATCACCGCGCGCAGCTATGTCGACCACATCAAGAACACCGAATACCTGCGCTACTACTATGCCGCGAAACTGAACGGCACGATGGAAGACATCGACCTGAATCTTGAAGATTTTGTGGCGAAGGTGAATAGCGATTTGATCGGGAAGTACATCAATATTGCGAGCCGCTGTGCAGGATTTCTCACCAAGCTTTTTGATGGGAAACTGGTCTTTTCCAACTCGAAACGCCTGCTTGACGGCGCGATCGTCAGCGGCCAATTGGTCTCCGAATCGTTCGAAGCCAGAGACTACGCCCGTGCGCTGCGCGATATCATGGCCATCGCCGACCGCATCAATGTCGAGATTGCCGCTGCAGCACCGTGGACACTGGCCAAGGATGAAACGCAACGTGCAGCGCTGCAAGACATCAGTTCGCGCGCACTGCATGGATTCTATGTGCTCTCGATCCTGCTGAGCCCGGTGTTACCGGCGCTGACATCTCGCGTCGCACGCGAATTGTTCGGCATGGCCAGCGATTTCACCTGGGCCGATCTCGCCGTGCTTCCAACCAACGTCAACACCTATCAACATTTGGCCACCCGCCTCGACCCCAAACTCATCGAAGCCATGGTCGCCGCCAATCAGGAAAGCTTGAAGCCCATGACCGAAACTCATTCGCAGCAACGCCATGCTGAGGCACAGCAACACACTATTTCGCCAAGCGCCGGGACTGCACAGACTCTACCCTCTCCCCAACCCTCTCCCTTAAAGGGCGAGGGGGCAAACGCCGGCGCTATCGCGCCGACCATTTCGATTGATGACTTCGCCAAGATCGACCTGCGCGTGGCGCGCATCGTGAATGCCGAGCACGTGGAAGGTGCGGAAAAACTGTTGAAGCTGACGCTGGATATCGGCGAGGCGCAACCGCGCACCGTGTTCGCCGGCATCAAGTCAGCTTACGATCCGGAAAAATTAAAAGGGCGAATGACGGTGATGGTCGCCAACCTCGCGCCGCGCAAGATGAAATTCGGCTTGTCGGAAGGCATGGTGCTGGCGGCTTCTGGTGAAACGCCGGGGCTGTTCATCCTGTCGCCGGATGCGGGTGCGCAACCCGGCATGCGCATCAAGTAA
- the dcd gene encoding dCTP deaminase gives MSIKADKWIRRMAEQHGMIEPFEPNQVKEVDGKKIVSYGTSSYGYDIRCAREFKLFTNINSTIVDPKNFDPNSFVNVEADFCVIPPNSFALARTVEYFRIPRNVLTICLGKSTYARCGIIVNVTPFEPEWEGYVTLEFSNTTPLPAKIYANEGVAQVLFFESDEVCETSYKDRGGKYQGQVGVTLPKT, from the coding sequence ATGAGCATCAAGGCAGACAAATGGATACGCCGCATGGCGGAACAGCACGGCATGATCGAGCCGTTCGAGCCGAACCAGGTGAAGGAAGTGGACGGCAAGAAGATCGTATCCTACGGCACATCCAGCTACGGCTATGACATCCGTTGTGCGCGCGAATTCAAGCTGTTCACCAACATCAACAGCACCATCGTCGATCCCAAGAACTTCGACCCGAATTCGTTCGTGAACGTGGAAGCCGACTTTTGCGTGATCCCGCCCAATTCGTTCGCGCTGGCGCGCACGGTCGAATACTTCCGCATCCCGCGCAACGTGCTGACCATCTGCCTCGGCAAATCGACCTATGCGCGTTGCGGGATTATCGTCAACGTCACACCGTTCGAGCCCGAGTGGGAAGGCTACGTGACGCTGGAATTCTCGAACACCACGCCGTTGCCGGCGAAGATCTACGCCAACGAAGGCGTGGCGCAGGTGCTGTTCTTCGAGAGCGACGAAGTATGCGAAACCTCGTACAAAGACCGCGGTGGCAAGTATCAGGGCCAGGTCGGCGTGACCCTGCCGAAGACCTGA